The Eleutherodactylus coqui strain aEleCoq1 chromosome 13, aEleCoq1.hap1, whole genome shotgun sequence genome includes a window with the following:
- the LOC136587834 gene encoding neuropeptide Y receptor type 4-2-like, whose protein sequence is MNHSTSSASTLLLLNSILNNCRNAPDITPFLGTSYSLLIFFCLLGNSSLIYVICRRKEKGNVTHILIANLAFSDILVGIFCLPFTVVYTIMDYWVFGLCLCKITNFIGCASVTVSVMVLVLIALERHQLILNPTGWRPNVPQAYIAVLLVWGLASILALPLVYAVDLRDSPYKNISKLCTEFWTSGQQRMAYTVTLLLLQYVIPLCFIFCCYLRISVHLRRREGLFGRSYNHMRRVNLLLASMLGAFAVCYLPLQIFNVIVELNHRLINVCYHDLTFSLCHLLAMISTCINPIIYGLLNSNVKQEVKILVQRCKGQRKKEPDILNELEQHPLSVEHFTPSTILPGSLSSETEQGTF, encoded by the coding sequence ATGAACCACAGCACATCTTCAGCCTCTACTCTTCTTCTCCTGAATTCAATCCTAAACAACTGTAGAAATGCCCCAGATATAACGCCGTTCCTCGGGACGTCATACAGTCTGCTGATATTTTTCTGCTTGCTTGGGAACAGTTCTCTAATATATGTTATCTGCCGGAGAAAGGAGAAAGGAAACGTCACACACATTCTTATTGCTAACTTGGCCTTCTCAGATATACTGGTTGGAATTTTTTGCTTGCCCTTCACAGTTGTCTACACAATTATGGATTATTGGGTGTTTGGTCTATGCTTGTGTAAGATAACCAATTTTATTGGATGTGCATCAGTTACTGTCTCTGTCATGGTCTTAGTACTTATTGCCTTAGAGAGACACCAACTTATTCTAAACCCCACCGGTTGGAGGCCCAACGTCCCTCAAGCATACATAGCTGTTCTACTTGTCTGGGGACTGGCCTCAATTCTAGCTTTACCATTGGTCTATGCTGTAGACTTGAGGGATAGTCCTTACAAAAATATTTCAAAGTTATGTACTGAGTTTTGGACATCAGGCCAGCAGAGGATGGCTTACACAGTGACTCTGCTCCTACTGCAATATGTTATACCCCTTTGTTTTATATTCTGTTGCTACCTACGTATATCTGTTCACCTACGTCGCAGGGAGGGTCTATTTGGAAGAAGCTACAATCATATGAGAAGAGTGAATCTTTTGTTAGCATCGATGCTTGGAGCATTTGCTGTATGCTACTTGCCACTTCAAATTTTTAACGTTATTGTGGAATTGAACCACCGATTGATTAATGTCTGCTACCATGATCTTACCTTCTCATTGTGCCATCTGCTTGCCATGATTTCCACCTGCATTAATCCAATCATATATGGCCTGCTTAACAGCAATGTCAAACAAGAAGTGAAGATTTTGGTCCAGAGATGCAAAGGCCAGAGAAAGAAGGAACCAGATATATTGAATGAGCTTGAACAACATCCATTATCCGTTGAACACTTCACTCCTAGCACCATTTTGCCAGGATCATTAAGTTCAGAAACCGAACAAGGCACATTTTGA